DNA sequence from the Parambassis ranga chromosome 1, fParRan2.1, whole genome shotgun sequence genome:
GGCCTATCCACGAAACTACAAATTCATCATGGATGACACGCCAACATGTAAAAGCACGACTCCCTTCCTGATTCTGATGGTTCCTGTTGCACCCCATGACCGGGCCAGTCGGGATGCCATCCGAAAGACTTGGGGAAGTGACAAGGAGATTCAGGGTAAACTGGTGGAGACCATCTTTATCGTGGGCCTTCCTGGAGGAGCggatgctgagctgcagcaggtcagaCTCAGAAAGGAGAACCAGGAGCACCACGACCTGATTCAGAGCAATTTTCAGGACAGTTACCGTAATCTGACTATAAAGACCATGGTCATGCTGGAGTGGCTGGTTAAGCACTGTACCCAGTCTTCCTTTTTTATTAAGATTGACTCGGATATGTTCCTTAATGTCCCAAATTTGGTTAAACTGTTGCTAGATCCTAATACAGCTCAGGAAAACTACATGACAGGGTTAGTGTGGTGGCACAGCCCAATTTTAAGAAACCCATTCAACAAGTTCTACATGCCCAGATATGTGATTGCGGAACCAGAGTACCCACCATATCCTCTGGGCATGGCTTACGTCGTGTCTTTAGACCTTCCCAAGAAGATCCTGAGCGTCTCCCCTCAAATCAAACCCATCTACATCGAAGACGCCTACCTGGGCATGTGCCTGAAACAGCTGGGCATTTCTCCTACTGACCCACCTGACCAAAATATGTTCATCGTCACCCCCGTTCATCCtctgagcagctgcagcctttCTAGAGTGATCGCCGTGATGACGACAAGCATCCCACAGATGACAGAATACTGGTGGAGGAGCAAACATGCTCAGTGCTGAACTTTATCAGAGTTTGTGGTGGTCGGGCAGACCTTCAGGTTTAAGTTAGATTATGGAAGGTCTATTTTGTGCCAACCTGAATCGGATCAAAACATCGAGTTTACATCAGATCAGGAGGCCAAAATATCAGCATGTCCCATCATGTACCTGACCAGTACATAAACGTGAACTAAAAGCCATAACGGACATTGGTATTAACATATTATTATATGATGCCAGTTTATAGAACATGTTTTGCATAATGCAAAGTGAACAAACAGCACATCCTCATACAAACTGGTTTCTGTGTGAGGGTCAAATTTGAATCCTTGGCTTTTAAATTGTGCTACAGAATGTAAAATACTATAAAAACAATTTATGAATTTCAAGTCAAGATTTGCACTGATACTGTAAAAATGATCAGGTTTCTAACTCAGTGATGTGATGTGAGAGATGAGACATTCAGTACATATAATTTATAATTGTATATGTGCATTGCACTTTTGATAATGTGGAACTTTGGCTGTTATTGACATGTAGTGTGTCCCTtgtgccagcagagggcaggcTAACATCAGATAAAACAAgttatttctgctgctgctcagtgacACAAAGCATCTCAGGAAAtgatcatttaaaaatgtttacaatATGAGGCACTTGATTGTgtcataaatgtttttatattaggAAACAAACAGGATTTAAATTTGCTTTAGAAAAATTGTCCTTGATTAAAAACAATCAACAATTTCCTGTGTCTGAATCTACAAGGTATTTTTGTAAAACTTTCCATGCTAACAATACACAAAGCCTCACACCTACTAGCTAAACATTATATCTCTTTCATAAGAAAGTGCTTTTTTTCCTACCTACTCAAAGTAGGTACTCAAAGCAACTTGGGGTTAAGGTGGGGGGGGGAGGTCaagcccccccacacacacacattcaggtaTCTAAATATGTAGTGTGGATGGAAGCATGTTAAATGAACGAGCTTCCTGTGTCTTGGTTATTTGAATGTTGGTTATTGGATGATATTGTCCGTTGCATCATGTTCTTTACATTGATTATGTCACCATGCTCGATAATCTGCTCTTGTTTTAACTGAAAACCTCCCTCATCATGTAAGCACATGCAGCCAGGCAGGGTGGTACACTGAAGTAAATGTGACTGGATGCTTCTGGTTCATTATCAATGAATCCAGTGCGGTTTCATATGGATTAACTGAGTTAACTGTGTTTATTGCATTTACTGCTCATTAATTTCATGAAAAGTGAATGGCAGTGGCATGGCAGCGACTCATGTTATTTGTCCTTCATCTCCAGCGCACCATGATCTGTTTACTGTTTTAAGGCCCTGTACTTATTCACATGCAAATCACACAGCTGATAAGCAAACACTGGGCTTTCTGTTATCTATCATCCGTGTTCTGGTTTAGGGTTGGCATCATGGCTGCATCCACAAAAATTAACCCGACAAATAGACGTTGGTGTGCATTTCACAACTCTGAAAGTTAGAATCATTGCCTTTGCTGagccttttttcttttgcttttacagacgtAGTCCATAtatttcctcctctgcttcctgtctctgcccACCAGACAGTTTGTTTGggtctgtttctgctgtgtgtgtgtgttaccaggCCCATTTATTGTCTTGCTGTTTCAGGTATAAACACAAACCTTCACAGAGACTACACAGACTGTCCAATTTGTACATACACAACAGAGGAAATTGCTTGTCTTCTGGTGTTCCTTTGATGCTTTCAGATGGGCTTGAGTTGATGGATTCCTGTGTTATGTGCTGTGGGTAAtaactgtgtgtgcaggacaAAAATTATATTGAAGATCAGAGACTGAATTTAATAAGAAGCAGTTGACAGACACACCAAAAGAATAAAACTACAGTTTGCACCgctaaaacaacaacatttaggGAGATAAATGGCTAAGATGGATGGGAGGTGGAACGAGAGAATTATAGTGACGGTGACATTATCATTCTTCATCAAACTTCATTTGTAAATTTcgtttacattttaaaatacaacacacacacaaacaaacccctGCTCCAGACCGGCTGTCCTCTCTATCACCCTGAAAAAAACAGATTGCATGGCAGGGTCATAAACTTCAGCTGGtcctgtttcacacacacacacacaaacaaacacacacacacacacacacacacacacaaacacacacacacactctccttgaGTGAGTGTAGAGTAGTGTAGTAAGTGTTCCAGATACATCTAACTGGACCAGTATTTctggttaaaataaataataaataaataggaaTAAAGTGTTGTATTGATCCCTTTTTTTCACAATacaagtgaaaataaaataattacgTATATAAAAGGTAACGGCTTGTAACAAAGTAAATATCCTAACAGTTAATTGAAGAGCAATAATTAGGCCGACAGTCTCTCACCGTTCATCTGTGAACAAAGCTTATGGTGGATCTGTACAGTAATCCTGCTCTATTGGAGGACTACACAGTGAGAAGTGAACACTGAAAATAAGTCAGAAAATTACCTCTAACTATGAGGAACAATCACTGCTAACAAACCCAGCCTAAAAATCCTCAGTATGTCATTTAAACTGATCTAATTACATAAAACTGTGGTGGGAAATGTTTTAACACTCTACGCACTATACTTTAAATTTGTGTTTTATAAAttgactttttgttgttttatgtttttgccATGCTACTAAATGATTTTTGTATGTGCAGGAAACGGTCATATGCTACACACTAATAACACACATTCATCCTCTCTAATGGTCCAGCTCTGATATGTGGCTGAAACCTCAGGTGGCTGTagctcatgtgtttgttgtaagttTGAAATCTTCAGGACTCAGCAGTTGGATTCTGATCAAGTTTATACTCTCTCCTTTCTAAGAATGTAGGAACAGTGGacatcatttaaaacaaaaaatatgtaGCAACAATTTTGTGGGATGGTATTTTACAGAACTGAGCCCACAGATCGAGCAGTAAGACAAAAGTGGTTAAACAGATCTCTCAGTAGAAGCTGGCTGTTAGAGCGACAGAACATACATGAGAAGGAAACAGAGGCAAAAATGCTGTGGTGGATACTTTAATACTGGTAAAGCACATCAGAGTAAGTCAGACTAAGATGATGTGTCGTTCTTTATCTTGGACTTTGTCTctcccccccctcacacacacacaccatgaacaAACCATTAATGTGAAAGTAAGCCAGACCCTGTGGTGATTTAGTGGTAACAGACATTGTGAGGGTAGAGGCCAACCTCTGGGTCTCATACTATCTCTCTCCATTCACCAGTCCATAAATaatcccacagacacactgacatgagggaagctgcagctggagatGAGGGATGGAggcaaaaagacagagagagatggtgTCTTTTGATGACCGGAGAGAAAGAGCAAACACAGCAAAGGAAAGAGACAGGTGTGGGAACAGAGAGAGATCCTGATGTCCCGCTGCTTCTGGTTTTGGGTCAAAGGCAGAGAAGggacctgcagcacagagactgGTCAGATCGAGTCAATGGAATTTGGAATTTTGAATTTTGAGTTGCTGGAATGATGTGTATTTTTTGATCTTTATAGGTGTAGTTTGAGTCTGGTAGTCTAAGAGCATATGAACTCTCGAAGAAGCTGACATCTTGAACCCCATGAAAGTGGTCCACAGCCACAAAGAGGACCAGCGTCATATCTGAAGAAATCTTTTGGGATCCACTGAAAAAATGAGAGGTTGCCCTAAAATTTGCATCTCCGGAGGAGTTTTTAAAGCCAGTGAGCTGACACACAGGGCCATTTGGGGTGTAATGATTATAACCTCTTAAGCTGTTGACATCTTTGAACACTGaatgctgtttttcttctctttacaTCTTGTCAGGGTTTCACCACATGGACCCCTGCCACTCAGGTTCTCACGATCCCTGTCAAAAGAGTCACTCCGCAGGCTGTGAGAACCACCGACGGCCTCGGCTGCTGGGGGGACCTCGTGCTGTGAATCTGCTCCCACGACACCCTCgtgcagacacaaacaaaaacacacacacacacaaacatgccacAAGTCAATGTATGTTGTATATACACAGAATCAAACAAGCATACATAATGGCACACACAGCCTCTTTCTCCTGACTTCTCTCCACtatcctctctttctccatcataataaacacagctgttcaggctgctgtgctacagatgctcagTAGTCCTCAGGCCTGAATGTGCTTTTTCAGGAGTACCTGATATTCACTCTGAAATGCACATACCTGTCAAAATTTAAAGGATAAACCTTACACTTGCTAACAATAATCAGTGATCTACTATTATTAGTCTGAATCATATAATTAGTTTGAATAACTTTCAAGTGTAAATGGTTTGATTTCCCATTCAGttgttttgattgattgatgacataaataacattataaataataatgtatgGAATAATAATATACAGATAATGTTATAATAGATGAAactgccacagtcacagtgtTCAGGCTTTGCAGCCTAGTGTGGGGCCACTAGACACTGTAACTCTGTCCAGGGCCATAGTGGAGACGCATAAACTACTTTACATAAGAaggaacaaacagcagcacctACAGCCTTCATCTGTTTATTTAGCTCATTTAAGAGGAGAGTAAATAAACTGGAGGAGTTTCAGCAGTGGTGATAGCTCAGTCACATCACTGCTATAGTCTCACAGCTGACCCAGCAATTAAGGCAAAGCGCAAGACTTCCAGAATCCTCACATGGTGTAAAACAGCTTACACCATCCACTGCGGTTTGAGCCAGGCCTATTCTGTATTTAGAAGTTTACTGTAGTTCAGCGATGAGACTGAGCCTTTTCTCTCACGCTGTCGTATGGTTACACCCTATCTTCTATCATCTCTCTCCCAATCACTGCACACATTCTGGGACCCTGTTACATGTCTCCTCACATTCTGTGCACTCTCTTTCTCAGTGTTCCTCTTGCTTGTTTTGCAGGcacccacctcctccccctctccaccTTTCACCAGGGGACTCAAGACTCCACACCGGGACGGGCTCAGAAACCTCCTACAGAGTTCTCTTACAGGATCTGCTGTTCCATTCAGGGAGTCCAACTTTTAGTTGAATTAAGGTTTTAGTTAAGGTGATTAAGGTAAGATTTTAGCAGTTACAGGATCATGTTAGttatatttaaaggtagggtaggagattttgaaaactcagtgagagtcagccagagttcaaaagtaaacacacgcccctttctctcggagctcaccccgaagccacgcctcccaatcacatggacgcgcattacctgaagacgagctgcggtctgtgacttcggccatcatgcacgtacctctctggtgcgcacagagcaggaagagagtgacaaccagccaatactccacccggaggattggctgatgtttttagtgttttatagcttacacagatgattcatattcttcgttttaaagcgaaactgccgaactaatcggttgctatcggattgtaaagagaagttacactaatttaacaaaaattgcatcagaaggaaatctgcTGTATGTTCCAATTATTTGTAACTTTACACACTCCCCCTCTTaccacacacagagttttgtttgagtgtgtgcagaTGCAACATTGATTGATCTTGTCTATTCATAAATAACATACTGCATATCCACCAATTATCTCTATAATAAAATGTCTCTATGTTTTTGTAAGTCGGGTGTTTCAGAGTTCTCTTACTGTGTTGTTTCTTCAGCCATGGCGTCCATCCTCAGAGAATGTCTCACCACAGCCCATTAGCAGCGCTGATGACTCTGAGGACAAACTGCAGCgagaaacatcatcaacatctgTTTGTGGTCCACACAGGGAGGTTGAAGgccatgtgaaaacaaaacaacaacactgacaAGGTCTGGAGCAGGGACCAAACACGGGTTCCCATGACTGTCACCCTCCTCCCAAACATCtcaccctccttctcctcccttgttgtttttttcctcctccctttGTCCTACTCACTGCACATCGCTACATCTCACTGTGTCTTCCTTATTatgttcttctctttctctaCTGCTCTGTTCCCTTTCAGATCTCTGTCATTCTCCTTCTGctacttttcttcttttcatcccATCCTTCTTCCTGTCAAAACATGAAGATACCCAAGGTTATCTGTCTGTAAATACCACCTggtggaggaaagaggaggtCACAGAGGCAGAACATACAGTGTTTTGACATCTGACTGAATCCAAGGTCTGTCTATAGTTGTGTTATATACTTATATACTTTTTTGTGCGCTAAAATGTTGCTACAAGGCAATATTACTGCACACatggagttgtgtgtgtgtgtgtttctacatgcctctgagtgtgcgtgtgtggctGTGATAGGGTGCAGGTGGCAATTTCATCATCAGCAGAGAAAAGTGCTATTAATACACCAAGAGTCTgagaggagcacacacacacacatacatgagaAGGATCACACAGTATACAAGTAAagaaaacacatgtacacaagaaaaaaaagacttgttGTGCTAAAGTTCCAAAATCAGACAAAAGAGTACTTTCACAAAAAAGCAGATGAAAGACGGGAAACAGGAATAAAGCATGGGCGCTGGTCTTGTCTTGCCTTAGTGCTCCTGGCTCGGGACCAAACACACAGTCTTACTGCCTCCCGTGGGGAGAGTAACTCCAGGCTTGAATTCCTTTGTGTTATTtcatgttttcctctctgcCGCAACAATTTTTCCCCGAGACACAGTCTGTGCACCAGCCCTCATTAAAGGAACTTCACCAATGGCAATGTTGTAAAACACACTTGTACAGGCAGCTATGTGCAGTATACAAGCATGTGCAGCCTGGcttacatacacataaacacaagttGTAcagagtgtacacacacacacacacacactttaaccctccctctgcttcacccgctttgttttcctgttttatttacattccTCTAAAGCTACAACTTGAGGGGTTTTGGGAGGGACTGAAGGAGAAAGCCAGGGCCAGAGACAGAAGTCATTTCCGCTGTGATGAGGAGGTCTGTGAAGGGTCAAGCTTTCCACAGCCCTGGCTGTGTGAATCACATAAACACTGACTGTCAAACACTCCCACTTTGTACCCAACTACAGCCCCCCCTCGGGTGCTCACACAGCAGGAGCCACACTTAAGCTATTACGCACCATGCTGTACTGTAAAAATCATAGCATTGCTCCAGTGATGAAACATCTTTTGAGTAAGCTTTTGACCTTTCACAAGCAATGCTGGGTCACAGTTATGGGAAATTTAAACAAGAGGTACTGTTGCACACACCCACCATCtacattttaaacagatggACAGCTTCTATCTTTTCTTCATAGTGTATATCAGCTGATGTAATTTCGTGCAGCTCAGACCTTTAgcattctaaaaaaaaacctcatgtATAGACCCTCTATagatgcaaaaataaacatgaagaaaGCATCATAGCATCCAGCACTGATATGGCTTAACTCTCCACCAAAAGTAAATATTCTAGATAACTGTGTGACATCATGGTGGCTATTTTCTCAGAAAccaccacagaagaaaacacacacaactgtttCACAGTAAATTTAACCAGAGGCTCTTACAGAGTTTTACCCTTAGATATTGTATCTGCATATCATAGgcatgttcacactgtgacataatcatttaaaaaaaagctgaattgtctttatgtgtacattttagGCTAAAGGTGAATTAGAATGAGATTGATTGGTGTATTGATTTCTTCCCATGAGAAAATCCCACTTTAGTGTTTCGTTGTAAAGCAGCAGATCAAACAAAGCTGTGAAGGATTTGGGTTGCCGTGTTTGTTTTCTCgcacaggatcacacacacacacaccagcagacgcacaaacacacttacAGTGTGACACAAAGCAGCTCTTTAATGGGACTGATCCCACAGTCCAGCTGACCTTGATGAGGCCCTGAATGTTGACATATACAGTAGATTAAGAATGAGATTAAATATTAACATGAGTCCTTTAAAGGTAAATTTCCACATCAAATTTCCCACAGTGTTCCCTGTAAGCCTGTAAATAACAATATATAAGATTAATGGGTTACAtaaattataatattataatacataaATTCAGTAAGATTATAATAGATTATAATCTCAGTACAATTGTTTTTATCTGATGCTCTTTTAAAGTTCATGTCCAGCATTTCAACAAACAGTTTCACTGCAAAATGAGACACATCTTTGTGTTACAGTGAGCACatttgtggtgtttttattgtgtgtgagtCATATAGATCAAACAGGATTTCATCTGGACTCATGCATGCTCTGACTTGTCTGACCGTCTCAATTTAGACTCTTAgaggtgttaatgtgtgtgagtgggcaGCTGTGTGTTGGGTGATGCAGTTGTACATGTATACATTGTATATACTACCATTTACATGCCTGTGTAATTACTCTGTTTTATTAATTAATGCATATTAATGCATACCTAGCGGTGTGCTTGACTGTCAGTGATGCTGTTGAAgccaccccaacacacacacacacacacactatttggATTTACTGTCTCCATCCACAGCTCATTTACAGTTTAGGTGACAGGCGGAAGTATTTGGTTAGTGGTGCACCTGCAGTTACTTTCTCAAGACTGTGTATAAATACATGGGCTTAAAATGGAAAGGCTGggctgtaaataaaaagaaaggtgATAGGAGGGTGAACCTTACAAGACACACATGGCTCAGCGGTATTTAAAACAGAATGGCAGGTGAACATGGAAAAGAATTTCCTTGTGCACTTTCCTCTTTTATCAAGAATAATACTGACTGCCCCTGATGTGTATATATTGTGAATTGTAAGGATTTATAGAAGTGTCCTCACAATAACAACAAGGTCTCATGGTACAATTTTTGAGGTGAACAGCCATACAACCATTGTTTACCTAGGTAATGCGCCCCCTTGAGGTTTTTTGTGTATGCCAACATCCTCTGGATCGGATGGACTAAGTTCCTAAGTCTGCATTACCCTAAACAAATTGCCAGGAAAC
Encoded proteins:
- the LOC114442066 gene encoding beta-1,3-galactosyltransferase 5-like; the encoded protein is MDRRIRILKRILIGALGSMTVFFIYVNVAGQSGRWQPPPHKNVFSPSSSPSAEAQWKDPGPYHVAYPRNYKFIMDDTPTCKSTTPFLILMVPVAPHDRASRDAIRKTWGSDKEIQGKLVETIFIVGLPGGADAELQQVRLRKENQEHHDLIQSNFQDSYRNLTIKTMVMLEWLVKHCTQSSFFIKIDSDMFLNVPNLVKLLLDPNTAQENYMTGLVWWHSPILRNPFNKFYMPRYVIAEPEYPPYPLGMAYVVSLDLPKKILSVSPQIKPIYIEDAYLGMCLKQLGISPTDPPDQNMFIVTPVHPLSSCSLSRVIAVMTTSIPQMTEYWWRSKHAQC